One Chanodichthys erythropterus isolate Z2021 chromosome 10, ASM2448905v1, whole genome shotgun sequence DNA segment encodes these proteins:
- the dbnla gene encoding drebrin-like a isoform X1, with protein MAVNLSKNGPALTDAYNEVVNGKTDTNWVLFTYEGNSNDIRVAGKGDGGLEEMVEELNSGKIMYAFCKVLNPSSGVSKFVLINWTGEGVKDVRKGVCANHVHSMANFLRGAHVTINARSDDDVEPAAIMEKVFKGSGVNYNIHKESNQNNNCEPTGRVVSEAIFKSYLKGLTFAFLITPMPLFSQGSVYKKVSALDEIQGTNRENFWAQAEQDEKNRRQEERRKANEERQRLEKEQREQEAREADERERRRREREKEIDQQRLFEKKQEVANKEQDQRKLEKEENEHQSPVKAGILRAESVQKANEAASIISQRSINPRELFMKKERSLINSETPSSASKPDYSCLFPSGQLRSPFLSQQGVSAENPPRPLSPVRPAAAVSVSHVPAPISPVRETPAFPVNNADPFSDDPFVSEQAEESEDEWDDSDEEGSSPAAGNQEDEYSIYANVPSDESLYVNVNQDFQTPTTEDEETGDNQNICARALYDYQASDDTEITFDPDDIITGIEMIDEGWWRGYSPDGHYGMFPANYVELL; from the exons ATGGCAGTAAACCTGAGTAAAAACGGACCCGCGCTTACAGACGCATACAATGAAGTGGTGAACGGGAAAACAGACACAAATTG GGTGTTGTTCACCTACGAAGGAAACAGTAATGACATTCGGGTTGCAGGAAAGGGAG ATGGTGGGCTTGAAGAAATGGTGGAGGAACTGAACAGTGGTAAAATCATGTACGCTTTCTGTAAAGTGCTGAACCCCAGTTCTGGAGTCTCCAAGTTTGTGCTTATCAACTGG ACTGGCGAGGGAGTAAAGGATGTTAGAAAGGGTGTTTGTGCCAATCATGTTCACTCAATGGCCAATTTTCTGAGG GGTGCCCATGTGACCATCAACGCTCGATCAGATGATGATGTTGAACCTGCTGCCATCATGGAGAAGGTTTTCAAGGGCTCGGGCGTCAACTACAACATCCACAAAGAATCAAACCAGAACAATAATTGTGAACCTACAGGACGTGTGGTGAGTGAAGCCatatttaaatcatatttaaaggGACTTACGTTTGCCTTTTTAATTACTCCAATGCCTTTGTTCTCACAGGGTTCTGTCTATAAAAAGGTCAGTGCTTTAGATGAAATCCAAGGTACAAACAGAGAAAACTTCTGGGCTCAGGCTGAG CAAGATGAAAAGAACCGCCGACAGGAGGAGCGCAGGAAGGCAAATGAGGAGAGGCAGCGTCTGGAGAAAGAACAGAGAGAGCAAGAGGCTAGAGAGGCAGACGAACGAGAACGAAGgcggagggagagagagaaagagatagaCCAGCAGAG GCTTTTTGAAAAGAAACAAGAGGTAGCAAATAAAGAACAGGATCAAAGAAAACTG GAGAAAGAGGAGAATGAACACCAGTCTCCTGTAAAAGCAGGAATATTGCGAGCTGAGtctgtgcagaaggccaat GAGGCTGCGTCAATCATCTCTCAGCGTTCCATCAATCCCAGGGAGCTGTTCATGAAGAAGGAGAGAAGCTTGATCAACAGTGAAACACCTTCTTCAGCTTCTAAACCAG ATTACTCATGTCTTTTCCCCTCAGGTCAGTTGAGAAGCCCATTTTTATCCCAGCAAGGAGTCAGTGCTGAAAACCCTCCCAGACCCTTATCTCCAGTTCGCCCCGCAGCAGCCGTCTCAGTTTCACATGTACCAGCTCCCATCTCTCCTGTGCGTGAAACACCGGCTTTCCCTGTAAACAATGCAG ACCCCTTCTCTGATGATCCATTTGTATCTGAACAAGCTGAGGAATCTGAAGATGAATGGGATG ATTCAGATGAGGAAGGATCGAGTCCTGCTGCCGGGAACCAAGAAGATGAATACAGCATCTACGCGAACGTCCCCTCAGATGAAAGTCTCTATGTGAACGTTAACCAG GATTTCCAAACCCCTACTACTGAAGACGAGGAGACTGGCGATAACCAGAACATTTGCGCAAGAGCACTATATGACTACCAAGCTT CGGATGACACAGAGATCACCTTTGACCCGGATGATATTATCACAGGGATCGAGATGATAGATGAGGGCTGGTGGAGGGGTTACAGTCCTGATGGTCACTACGGAATGTTTCCTGCTAATTATGTGGAGCTTCTTTAA
- the cox5ba gene encoding cytochrome c oxidase subunit 5B, mitochondrial — MAARLLLRTAVRAATTCRPSPVVALSRGMAAGGIPTDEEQATGLEKKIMHALKTGSDPYSMLKPKEYAGSKSDPHLVPSITNKRIVGCVCEEDNTAVVWFWLHEGETQRCPSCGSHYKLVPHELPH; from the exons ATGGCCGCAAGGTTACTGCTGAGAACCGCCGTACGGGCCGCGACGACCTGCAGGCCGTCTCCAGTGGTCGCTCTGAGCAGAGGGATGGCGGCGGGAG GTATTCCCACTGATGAAGAGCAGGCAACTGGACTCGAGAAGAAGATTATGCATGCTCTGAAAACAGGCTCC GATCCTTACAGCATGCTGAAGCCCAAGGAGTATGCAGGGTCAAAGTCGGACCCCCATCTTGTACCTTCCATCACCAACAAAAGAATTGTTGGCTGTGTCT GTGAGGAGGATAACACCGCTGTGGTGTGGTTCTGGCTCCACGAGGGTGAAACCCAGCGCTGTCCCTCATGCGGCTCTCATTACAAACTAGTGCCTCATGAGCTGCCTCACTGA
- the dbnla gene encoding drebrin-like a isoform X5 has product MAVNLSKNGPALTDAYNEVVNGKTDTNWVLFTYEGNSNDIRVAGKGDGGLEEMVEELNSGKIMYAFCKVLNPSSGVSKFVLINWTGEGVKDVRKGVCANHVHSMANFLRGAHVTINARSDDDVEPAAIMEKVFKGSGVNYNIHKESNQNNNCEPTGRVGSVYKKVSALDEIQGTNRENFWAQAEQDEKNRRQEERRKANEERQRLEKEQREQEAREADERERRRREREKEIDQQRLFEKKQEVANKEQDQRKLEKEENEHQSPVKAGILRAESVQKANEAASIISQRSINPRELFMKKERSLINSETPSSASKPGQLRSPFLSQQGVSAENPPRPLSPVRPAAAVSVSHVPAPISPVRETPAFPVNNADPFSDDPFVSEQAEESEDEWDDSDEEGSSPAAGNQEDEYSIYANVPSDESLYVNVNQDFQTPTTEDEETGDNQNICARALYDYQASDDTEITFDPDDIITGIEMIDEGWWRGYSPDGHYGMFPANYVELL; this is encoded by the exons ATGGCAGTAAACCTGAGTAAAAACGGACCCGCGCTTACAGACGCATACAATGAAGTGGTGAACGGGAAAACAGACACAAATTG GGTGTTGTTCACCTACGAAGGAAACAGTAATGACATTCGGGTTGCAGGAAAGGGAG ATGGTGGGCTTGAAGAAATGGTGGAGGAACTGAACAGTGGTAAAATCATGTACGCTTTCTGTAAAGTGCTGAACCCCAGTTCTGGAGTCTCCAAGTTTGTGCTTATCAACTGG ACTGGCGAGGGAGTAAAGGATGTTAGAAAGGGTGTTTGTGCCAATCATGTTCACTCAATGGCCAATTTTCTGAGG GGTGCCCATGTGACCATCAACGCTCGATCAGATGATGATGTTGAACCTGCTGCCATCATGGAGAAGGTTTTCAAGGGCTCGGGCGTCAACTACAACATCCACAAAGAATCAAACCAGAACAATAATTGTGAACCTACAGGACGTGTG GGTTCTGTCTATAAAAAGGTCAGTGCTTTAGATGAAATCCAAGGTACAAACAGAGAAAACTTCTGGGCTCAGGCTGAG CAAGATGAAAAGAACCGCCGACAGGAGGAGCGCAGGAAGGCAAATGAGGAGAGGCAGCGTCTGGAGAAAGAACAGAGAGAGCAAGAGGCTAGAGAGGCAGACGAACGAGAACGAAGgcggagggagagagagaaagagatagaCCAGCAGAG GCTTTTTGAAAAGAAACAAGAGGTAGCAAATAAAGAACAGGATCAAAGAAAACTG GAGAAAGAGGAGAATGAACACCAGTCTCCTGTAAAAGCAGGAATATTGCGAGCTGAGtctgtgcagaaggccaat GAGGCTGCGTCAATCATCTCTCAGCGTTCCATCAATCCCAGGGAGCTGTTCATGAAGAAGGAGAGAAGCTTGATCAACAGTGAAACACCTTCTTCAGCTTCTAAACCAG GTCAGTTGAGAAGCCCATTTTTATCCCAGCAAGGAGTCAGTGCTGAAAACCCTCCCAGACCCTTATCTCCAGTTCGCCCCGCAGCAGCCGTCTCAGTTTCACATGTACCAGCTCCCATCTCTCCTGTGCGTGAAACACCGGCTTTCCCTGTAAACAATGCAG ACCCCTTCTCTGATGATCCATTTGTATCTGAACAAGCTGAGGAATCTGAAGATGAATGGGATG ATTCAGATGAGGAAGGATCGAGTCCTGCTGCCGGGAACCAAGAAGATGAATACAGCATCTACGCGAACGTCCCCTCAGATGAAAGTCTCTATGTGAACGTTAACCAG GATTTCCAAACCCCTACTACTGAAGACGAGGAGACTGGCGATAACCAGAACATTTGCGCAAGAGCACTATATGACTACCAAGCTT CGGATGACACAGAGATCACCTTTGACCCGGATGATATTATCACAGGGATCGAGATGATAGATGAGGGCTGGTGGAGGGGTTACAGTCCTGATGGTCACTACGGAATGTTTCCTGCTAATTATGTGGAGCTTCTTTAA
- the dbnla gene encoding drebrin-like a isoform X4 — MAVNLSKNGPALTDAYNEVVNGKTDTNWVLFTYEGNSNDIRVAGKGDGGLEEMVEELNSGKIMYAFCKVLNPSSGVSKFVLINWTGEGVKDVRKGVCANHVHSMANFLRGAHVTINARSDDDVEPAAIMEKVFKGSGVNYNIHKESNQNNNCEPTGRVGSVYKKVSALDEIQGTNRENFWAQAEQDEKNRRQEERRKANEERQRLEKEQREQEAREADERERRRREREKEIDQQRLFEKKQEVANKEQDQRKLEKEENEHQSPVKAGILRAESVQKANEAASIISQRSINPRELFMKKERSLINSETPSSASKPDYSCLFPSGQLRSPFLSQQGVSAENPPRPLSPVRPAAAVSVSHVPAPISPVRETPAFPVNNADPFSDDPFVSEQAEESEDEWDDSDEEGSSPAAGNQEDEYSIYANVPSDESLYVNVNQDFQTPTTEDEETGDNQNICARALYDYQASDDTEITFDPDDIITGIEMIDEGWWRGYSPDGHYGMFPANYVELL; from the exons ATGGCAGTAAACCTGAGTAAAAACGGACCCGCGCTTACAGACGCATACAATGAAGTGGTGAACGGGAAAACAGACACAAATTG GGTGTTGTTCACCTACGAAGGAAACAGTAATGACATTCGGGTTGCAGGAAAGGGAG ATGGTGGGCTTGAAGAAATGGTGGAGGAACTGAACAGTGGTAAAATCATGTACGCTTTCTGTAAAGTGCTGAACCCCAGTTCTGGAGTCTCCAAGTTTGTGCTTATCAACTGG ACTGGCGAGGGAGTAAAGGATGTTAGAAAGGGTGTTTGTGCCAATCATGTTCACTCAATGGCCAATTTTCTGAGG GGTGCCCATGTGACCATCAACGCTCGATCAGATGATGATGTTGAACCTGCTGCCATCATGGAGAAGGTTTTCAAGGGCTCGGGCGTCAACTACAACATCCACAAAGAATCAAACCAGAACAATAATTGTGAACCTACAGGACGTGTG GGTTCTGTCTATAAAAAGGTCAGTGCTTTAGATGAAATCCAAGGTACAAACAGAGAAAACTTCTGGGCTCAGGCTGAG CAAGATGAAAAGAACCGCCGACAGGAGGAGCGCAGGAAGGCAAATGAGGAGAGGCAGCGTCTGGAGAAAGAACAGAGAGAGCAAGAGGCTAGAGAGGCAGACGAACGAGAACGAAGgcggagggagagagagaaagagatagaCCAGCAGAG GCTTTTTGAAAAGAAACAAGAGGTAGCAAATAAAGAACAGGATCAAAGAAAACTG GAGAAAGAGGAGAATGAACACCAGTCTCCTGTAAAAGCAGGAATATTGCGAGCTGAGtctgtgcagaaggccaat GAGGCTGCGTCAATCATCTCTCAGCGTTCCATCAATCCCAGGGAGCTGTTCATGAAGAAGGAGAGAAGCTTGATCAACAGTGAAACACCTTCTTCAGCTTCTAAACCAG ATTACTCATGTCTTTTCCCCTCAGGTCAGTTGAGAAGCCCATTTTTATCCCAGCAAGGAGTCAGTGCTGAAAACCCTCCCAGACCCTTATCTCCAGTTCGCCCCGCAGCAGCCGTCTCAGTTTCACATGTACCAGCTCCCATCTCTCCTGTGCGTGAAACACCGGCTTTCCCTGTAAACAATGCAG ACCCCTTCTCTGATGATCCATTTGTATCTGAACAAGCTGAGGAATCTGAAGATGAATGGGATG ATTCAGATGAGGAAGGATCGAGTCCTGCTGCCGGGAACCAAGAAGATGAATACAGCATCTACGCGAACGTCCCCTCAGATGAAAGTCTCTATGTGAACGTTAACCAG GATTTCCAAACCCCTACTACTGAAGACGAGGAGACTGGCGATAACCAGAACATTTGCGCAAGAGCACTATATGACTACCAAGCTT CGGATGACACAGAGATCACCTTTGACCCGGATGATATTATCACAGGGATCGAGATGATAGATGAGGGCTGGTGGAGGGGTTACAGTCCTGATGGTCACTACGGAATGTTTCCTGCTAATTATGTGGAGCTTCTTTAA
- the dbnla gene encoding drebrin-like a isoform X2: MAVNLSKNGPALTDAYNEVVNGKTDTNWVLFTYEGNSNDIRVAGKGDGGLEEMVEELNSGKIMYAFCKVLNPSSGVSKFVLINWTGEGVKDVRKGVCANHVHSMANFLRGAHVTINARSDDDVEPAAIMEKVFKGSGVNYNIHKESNQNNNCEPTGRVVSEAIFKSYLKGLTFAFLITPMPLFSQGSVYKKVSALDEIQGTNRENFWAQAEQDEKNRRQEERRKANEERQRLEKEQREQEAREADERERRRREREKEIDQQRLFEKKQEVANKEQDQRKLKEENEHQSPVKAGILRAESVQKANEAASIISQRSINPRELFMKKERSLINSETPSSASKPDYSCLFPSGQLRSPFLSQQGVSAENPPRPLSPVRPAAAVSVSHVPAPISPVRETPAFPVNNADPFSDDPFVSEQAEESEDEWDDSDEEGSSPAAGNQEDEYSIYANVPSDESLYVNVNQDFQTPTTEDEETGDNQNICARALYDYQASDDTEITFDPDDIITGIEMIDEGWWRGYSPDGHYGMFPANYVELL; encoded by the exons ATGGCAGTAAACCTGAGTAAAAACGGACCCGCGCTTACAGACGCATACAATGAAGTGGTGAACGGGAAAACAGACACAAATTG GGTGTTGTTCACCTACGAAGGAAACAGTAATGACATTCGGGTTGCAGGAAAGGGAG ATGGTGGGCTTGAAGAAATGGTGGAGGAACTGAACAGTGGTAAAATCATGTACGCTTTCTGTAAAGTGCTGAACCCCAGTTCTGGAGTCTCCAAGTTTGTGCTTATCAACTGG ACTGGCGAGGGAGTAAAGGATGTTAGAAAGGGTGTTTGTGCCAATCATGTTCACTCAATGGCCAATTTTCTGAGG GGTGCCCATGTGACCATCAACGCTCGATCAGATGATGATGTTGAACCTGCTGCCATCATGGAGAAGGTTTTCAAGGGCTCGGGCGTCAACTACAACATCCACAAAGAATCAAACCAGAACAATAATTGTGAACCTACAGGACGTGTGGTGAGTGAAGCCatatttaaatcatatttaaaggGACTTACGTTTGCCTTTTTAATTACTCCAATGCCTTTGTTCTCACAGGGTTCTGTCTATAAAAAGGTCAGTGCTTTAGATGAAATCCAAGGTACAAACAGAGAAAACTTCTGGGCTCAGGCTGAG CAAGATGAAAAGAACCGCCGACAGGAGGAGCGCAGGAAGGCAAATGAGGAGAGGCAGCGTCTGGAGAAAGAACAGAGAGAGCAAGAGGCTAGAGAGGCAGACGAACGAGAACGAAGgcggagggagagagagaaagagatagaCCAGCAGAG GCTTTTTGAAAAGAAACAAGAGGTAGCAAATAAAGAACAGGATCAAAGAAAACTG AAAGAGGAGAATGAACACCAGTCTCCTGTAAAAGCAGGAATATTGCGAGCTGAGtctgtgcagaaggccaat GAGGCTGCGTCAATCATCTCTCAGCGTTCCATCAATCCCAGGGAGCTGTTCATGAAGAAGGAGAGAAGCTTGATCAACAGTGAAACACCTTCTTCAGCTTCTAAACCAG ATTACTCATGTCTTTTCCCCTCAGGTCAGTTGAGAAGCCCATTTTTATCCCAGCAAGGAGTCAGTGCTGAAAACCCTCCCAGACCCTTATCTCCAGTTCGCCCCGCAGCAGCCGTCTCAGTTTCACATGTACCAGCTCCCATCTCTCCTGTGCGTGAAACACCGGCTTTCCCTGTAAACAATGCAG ACCCCTTCTCTGATGATCCATTTGTATCTGAACAAGCTGAGGAATCTGAAGATGAATGGGATG ATTCAGATGAGGAAGGATCGAGTCCTGCTGCCGGGAACCAAGAAGATGAATACAGCATCTACGCGAACGTCCCCTCAGATGAAAGTCTCTATGTGAACGTTAACCAG GATTTCCAAACCCCTACTACTGAAGACGAGGAGACTGGCGATAACCAGAACATTTGCGCAAGAGCACTATATGACTACCAAGCTT CGGATGACACAGAGATCACCTTTGACCCGGATGATATTATCACAGGGATCGAGATGATAGATGAGGGCTGGTGGAGGGGTTACAGTCCTGATGGTCACTACGGAATGTTTCCTGCTAATTATGTGGAGCTTCTTTAA
- the dbnla gene encoding drebrin-like a isoform X3 has translation MAVNLSKNGPALTDAYNEVVNGKTDTNWVLFTYEGNSNDIRVAGKGDGGLEEMVEELNSGKIMYAFCKVLNPSSGVSKFVLINWTGEGVKDVRKGVCANHVHSMANFLRGAHVTINARSDDDVEPAAIMEKVFKGSGVNYNIHKESNQNNNCEPTGRVVSEAIFKSYLKGLTFAFLITPMPLFSQGSVYKKVSALDEIQGTNRENFWAQAEQDEKNRRQEERRKANEERQRLEKEQREQEAREADERERRRREREKEIDQQRLFEKKQEVANKEQDQRKLEKEENEHQSPVKAGILRAESVQKANEAASIISQRSINPRELFMKKERSLINSETPSSASKPGQLRSPFLSQQGVSAENPPRPLSPVRPAAAVSVSHVPAPISPVRETPAFPVNNADPFSDDPFVSEQAEESEDEWDDSDEEGSSPAAGNQEDEYSIYANVPSDESLYVNVNQDFQTPTTEDEETGDNQNICARALYDYQASDDTEITFDPDDIITGIEMIDEGWWRGYSPDGHYGMFPANYVELL, from the exons ATGGCAGTAAACCTGAGTAAAAACGGACCCGCGCTTACAGACGCATACAATGAAGTGGTGAACGGGAAAACAGACACAAATTG GGTGTTGTTCACCTACGAAGGAAACAGTAATGACATTCGGGTTGCAGGAAAGGGAG ATGGTGGGCTTGAAGAAATGGTGGAGGAACTGAACAGTGGTAAAATCATGTACGCTTTCTGTAAAGTGCTGAACCCCAGTTCTGGAGTCTCCAAGTTTGTGCTTATCAACTGG ACTGGCGAGGGAGTAAAGGATGTTAGAAAGGGTGTTTGTGCCAATCATGTTCACTCAATGGCCAATTTTCTGAGG GGTGCCCATGTGACCATCAACGCTCGATCAGATGATGATGTTGAACCTGCTGCCATCATGGAGAAGGTTTTCAAGGGCTCGGGCGTCAACTACAACATCCACAAAGAATCAAACCAGAACAATAATTGTGAACCTACAGGACGTGTGGTGAGTGAAGCCatatttaaatcatatttaaaggGACTTACGTTTGCCTTTTTAATTACTCCAATGCCTTTGTTCTCACAGGGTTCTGTCTATAAAAAGGTCAGTGCTTTAGATGAAATCCAAGGTACAAACAGAGAAAACTTCTGGGCTCAGGCTGAG CAAGATGAAAAGAACCGCCGACAGGAGGAGCGCAGGAAGGCAAATGAGGAGAGGCAGCGTCTGGAGAAAGAACAGAGAGAGCAAGAGGCTAGAGAGGCAGACGAACGAGAACGAAGgcggagggagagagagaaagagatagaCCAGCAGAG GCTTTTTGAAAAGAAACAAGAGGTAGCAAATAAAGAACAGGATCAAAGAAAACTG GAGAAAGAGGAGAATGAACACCAGTCTCCTGTAAAAGCAGGAATATTGCGAGCTGAGtctgtgcagaaggccaat GAGGCTGCGTCAATCATCTCTCAGCGTTCCATCAATCCCAGGGAGCTGTTCATGAAGAAGGAGAGAAGCTTGATCAACAGTGAAACACCTTCTTCAGCTTCTAAACCAG GTCAGTTGAGAAGCCCATTTTTATCCCAGCAAGGAGTCAGTGCTGAAAACCCTCCCAGACCCTTATCTCCAGTTCGCCCCGCAGCAGCCGTCTCAGTTTCACATGTACCAGCTCCCATCTCTCCTGTGCGTGAAACACCGGCTTTCCCTGTAAACAATGCAG ACCCCTTCTCTGATGATCCATTTGTATCTGAACAAGCTGAGGAATCTGAAGATGAATGGGATG ATTCAGATGAGGAAGGATCGAGTCCTGCTGCCGGGAACCAAGAAGATGAATACAGCATCTACGCGAACGTCCCCTCAGATGAAAGTCTCTATGTGAACGTTAACCAG GATTTCCAAACCCCTACTACTGAAGACGAGGAGACTGGCGATAACCAGAACATTTGCGCAAGAGCACTATATGACTACCAAGCTT CGGATGACACAGAGATCACCTTTGACCCGGATGATATTATCACAGGGATCGAGATGATAGATGAGGGCTGGTGGAGGGGTTACAGTCCTGATGGTCACTACGGAATGTTTCCTGCTAATTATGTGGAGCTTCTTTAA